In a genomic window of Saccharomyces kudriavzevii IFO 1802 strain IFO1802 genome assembly, chromosome: 2:
- the RTG3 gene encoding Rtg3p (similar to Saccharomyces cerevisiae RTG3 (YBL103C); ancestral locus Anc_7.438), whose amino-acid sequence MMNNNESEAENQRLLDELMSQTKILQETLDFSLVTPTAHHNEDYKMQGSAYPGGETPAQQHEKLSYINTHNSNDNNNLMSGQARPSSRTPTPSTIYEEGELQSSYLDDVFRTNQGSRPVTQNSISSIGQAPLRTSFSMSYDSPVDRAMNTPSQPQEGLKAELPQDFLFQHGTDDAMYNLTDDLSSSLSSSINSDMMTPNTYSSSFSYNPQTLGPASVSSTYSPKVRSPSSSFRAGSFLSSSFRHGSINTPRTRHTSISSNMTENMGPGSIPKVLTGLTSDEKLRRKREFHNAVERRRRELIKQKIKELGQLVPPSLLNYDDLGKQIKPNKGIILDRTVEYLQYLAEILELQSRKKKALLDKIRELENKKSSVATLPPFANNNNASTRPRPNNNNENHEERIIDIRSVPNSSLDEPNSKVEFHNWEPSVYDSASNRNHADNIDTQKHASIHDELKEFLSGDLIEAEDNAKLMFGDDNSNPADYLLEFGSG is encoded by the coding sequence ATGATGAACAACAATGAAAGTGAGGCTGAGAACCAACGTCTTTTGGATGAATTGATGAGTCAAACCAAGATTCTTCAGGAAACTTTGGATTTCTCGTTGGTGACACCCACCGCGCACCACAATGAAGATTATAAAATGCAGGGAAGTGCTTATCCAGGCGGCGAGACTCCTGCCCAGCAGCATGAAAAGCTTTCTTATATCAATACCCACAACTCCAACGATAATAACAACTTGATGAGCGGTCAAGCGAGACCCAGTTCTCGAACACCTACACCTTCGACCATATACGAAGAAGGAGAGCTACAGTCATCTTATCTGGACGACGTGTTCAGAACAAACCAAGGCAGTAGACCTGTCACCCAGAATTCTATATCTTCCATAGGGCAGGCTCCCTTGAGGACATCATTTTCCATGTCTTACGATTCGCCTGTGGATAGAGCAATGAACACACCGTCGCAGCCACAGGAAGGCTTAAAAGCTGAGTTGCCGCaagattttttatttcagcATGGCACAGATGACGCGATGTATAACTTAACTGATGATTTAAGCTCCTCTTTGTCTTCAAGCATCAATTCTGATATGATGACTCCAAACAcatattcttcatcattttcttaCAACCCACAAACTTTGGGTCCAGCATCCGTTTCGTCCACATATTCTCCAAAAGTGAGATCCCCATCCTCGTCATTTCGCGCAGGgagttttctttcatcatccTTTAGGCACGGTAGTATAAACACGCCTAGAACGAGGCACACTTCAATTAGCAGCAATATGACTGAGAATATGGGACCCGGCAGTATTCCGAAGGTCCTAACCGGACTAACTtcagatgaaaaattgagaCGCAAAAGAGAATTTCATAATGCTgtggaaagaagaagaagagaactgataaaacaaaagataaaagaacTCGGTCAGTTGGTACCACCATCTTTATTGAATTACGATGATTTAGGCAAACAAATAAAACCAAATAAGGGTATCATTTTGGATAGGACGGTTGAATATTTACAATACCTGGCTGAAATTTTAGAACTACAAtcgaggaagaaaaaagctCTATTAGACAAGATAAGagaattggaaaacaagaaaagctCTGTCGCAACGTTGCCCCCTTTTgccaataataacaacGCAAGTACAAGACCAAGaccaaataataataacgaaaatcatgaagaaagaatcaTAGATATTAGGTCGGTtccaaattcttcattggACGAACCGAATTCTAAGGTGGAATTCCACAACTGGGAGCCATCAGTATATGATTCGGCCAGTAACCGCAATCATGCTGACAATATCGACACACAGAAACATGCAAGTATCCATGAtgaattgaaggaatttTTGTCCGGAGATCTGATTGAGGCTGAGGATAACGCAAAACTAATGTTTGGAGATGACAACTCCAATCCAGCTGACTATCTTCTAGAATTTGGTTCGGGGTAG
- the SFT2 gene encoding Sft2p (similar to Saccharomyces cerevisiae SFT2 (YBL102W); ancestral locus Anc_7.437), with protein sequence MSEEQPPDQVNSLRDSLSRWNQTRQQNSQGFNESAKTLFSSWADSLNTRAQDIYQTLPVSRQDLVQDQEPSWFQLSRTERMVLFVCFLLGATACFTLCIFLFPVLAAKPRKFGLIWTMGSLLFVFAFGVLMGPVAYLKHLTARERLPFSLFFFATCFMTIYFAAFSKNTVLTITCAVLELIAVIYYAISYFPFGATGLRMLSSAGVNSARGVLSI encoded by the coding sequence ATGAGCGAAGAACAGCCTCCAGACCAAGTCAACAGCCTCCGTGATTCACTGAGTAGATGGAACCAAACAAGGCAGCAGAACTCTCAGGGTTTCAATGAATCTGCGAAGACACTGTTTTCGAGCTGGGCAGATTCTTTGAATACCAGGGCCCAGGACATATATCAAACACTGCCCGTAAGCAGACAGGATTTGGTGCAAGATCAGGAGCCGTCGTGGTTCCAGTTGTCAAGAACGGAGAGAATGGTACTGTTTGTATGTTTTCTACTTGGGGCAACAGCCTGTTTCACTCTAtgtatctttcttttcccaGTTCTAGCCGCCAAGCCTAGAAAGTTTGGTTTAATATGGACGATGGGGTCATTGCTGTTTGTATTTGCATTTGGGGTGCTAATGGGGCCGGTAGCGTATCTGAAGCATTTGACTGCTAGGGAAAGACTACCTTTTTcgctgtttttttttgccactTGTTTCATGACGATTTACTTTGCAGCATTTTCTAAAAACACCGTGCTGACTATTACTTGTGCCGTTTTGGAGTTGATAGCCGTCATTTATTATGCAATTTCATATTTCCCATTCGGTGCAACGGGATTGAGAATGTTAAGCTCTGCCGGCGTCAATTCCGCAAGAGGTGTTTTGAGTATATAA